The following nucleotide sequence is from Natronosalvus caseinilyticus.
ATCGGACGACGTCGAACGCAATCAGGTTTCGAAACGGCCGGGTCGACGCCCTCGGAGCCGAGGCTCGAGACGTTTCGGGTTCGGACGCGGACTTCGTCGACCTCGACGGGTGTGTCGTTCTCCCCGGGTTCAACGACGCACACACCCACATTCCGTCGGTCGGTATGACGCTACACGAGACGGATCTCGAAGCGGTCGAACGTCGGTCGGACGCGCTCGACCGCCTGGCGGAAAACGCCGCGAACACCGACCCCGGCGACTGGGTACTCGGCTTCGGGTACGACGAGAGCACCTGGCCGGTCGGCGACCGCGAGTACCTCACCCGAGCAGAGCTCGATGCCGTCAGCGACGACCACCCGATCGCCGCTCAACGAGTGGACGGCCACACGATTACGCTCAACACGGCGGGGCTGGAACGCGTCGACTTCGACGGCGTCGAGGGCGACCTCCGACGGGACGCCGACGACGACCTGACCGGCGTCGTCGTCGAAGACGCGGTGATCCGAGTCCAGGAGGCGACGTACCCGGACCGCGAGAAGGCACGAACGATCCTCGACCTCGGTGTTCGACGGGCCAACGAACTCGGACTGACGTCGATCCAGGACATGGTCGGGATGACGACGCCACCTGGCGCAGGCGATTCGATTCACGCCGCCTTCCACGAGGCGTGGCGCGAGAACGACCTCCCGATCCGACTGGGCTACTACGTCCACGTCGACCACGTCGACGAACTTTCGACGCTGGAACTCGCCAGTGGGTTCGGTGACGACCGACTCCGTATACTCGGTCTGAAGGTGTTCGCGGACGGTTCGATCGGCTCTCGAACGGCGAAACTGACGGGCGAGTTCGCCGACGACCCCGGCAACGACGGTCAGTTCGTGATCGACCCAGACCGCCTCGAATCGGCTTTCGCAACCGCCGCTCGAGCCAACCAACAGATCGCGACCCACGCAATCGGCGACGAAGCGATCGACGTCGTCCTCGACGCTTACGAGACGGTTCTCGCCGACTACGATGTCCCGAACCCACGGTTGCGGATCGAGCACGTCGAACTCGCGACCGACGAACAGATCGAGCGGATGGCCGACCTCGACATCGTCGCGAGTATGCAACCGAACTTCCTGCAGTGGTCCGAGTCGGACGGACTCTACGAGGCGCGCCTCGGCGAACGCTGGTCGCGCGGGAACAATCGCTTCCGGTCGATCCAGGATGCTGGCGTCTCGCTCGCGTTCGGCAGCGACAAGATGCCGTTCGGGCCGCTGTACGGCATTCACTGCGCGGTGAACGCACCCCACCCAGCTCAGCGACTCTCCGTCGACGACGCCATCCGTGCGTACACCCGTGGTGGGGCCTACGCCGAGTTCGAGGAAGATCGGAAGGGAACGCTCGAGCCAGGGATGCTTGCCGACGCGGTGATCCTCGACCGAGATCCGTACGAACACCCTCAGGAGATCGCCGATATCGACGTCCTGGCGACGATCGTGGGTGGGGAATTCGTCTACAGAGCCGACGTGTCGGACCGTCTCACACGGTCGGATGCGTAACGACGCGATAGAGGACGGACTCCCCGATGGGCTCCGTCGTCGAAGCGCCACCCACTCTCCTGGATCTCACCGATGGCCCACTGATCGCGACCGTCATACTCGAGGCGATCGCTGCGTTCTCGTCTTCGGTAACGACTTACCGTCATTACGAACGGTTTCTCGTATTGGAGTATCCGCCTCCATCGGCCTCGGATGAACAGGCAGACGAGCGGAACGCATGGCTTGAAGTATTCGTGAATCACTACCGCTCGCAATTATCCAACGATCTGGATCTTGGGATTAGCCAACGACGGCTGACATTCCATATAGCAATATGTTGTTTATTCAGCCCAAACCAGTCATTCCCGTAACCGAAAGATGTTGTTTCGATAGGGTGCTTCGACGAGCTCTTCCCAGTTGTGCGTGTACCTGTCCATCACGTCGCCAACGTCGCCTCTGACGTACTTGACGACGTACGCATCTCCCAGCCGGTTGCGCATTTCCGTGGTGAAGAAGTGACGAAAATAGTGCGGCGTGACGTTCTCCTCCGGCCCCGCACCTTCGGTGTACCATCCCCACCCTTCGGCTACCGAGCGGACGTGAGCTCGCACGGCGTCGCTCGTCAACCGTTCGCCGTAATCCCTCGAGAGGCTCACGAACAGCGGGTCGGCGTCCGAGATCGGGTCGGGGCGGACGGCCAGCCAACGCACGAGGGCGTCTCGCAGCTCCTCGTCGATTGGGATGCGGGTGTCCCGGTGGCGTTTGTTCCCGTCGACACGCGTCTCCCCGTTCGCGACGCTTCCAACGCCGATGTTACTGCTCACGAATAGCGTGTCCGGGTGATCGCGGATCGCCGCTCGCTCCGGCTTCGAACGATGGTCTCGAACGGCAGCGTGATCGAGGTGGACGTCACGCATATCGAGGTTGCACGCTTCGCCGGCCCGCATTCCGGTCTTCACCAGCAACGTCACGAGGGCCCGTCTGAGAGGATGTTCGACACCATTGACGAACTCGCCCATCTGTTCGACGGTTACGTGGCGGCGCGTCGGCGAGGAGTCGCCTTTCTCGCTCATCTCTTCCATGACGACCACCATGGGGTTGGCGTCGAACGTGCCGACCTGGGCCATGTACCCGTAGAACCGGTTGAGGTGGACAGCCTTCGTCCGGATCGAACCAGGGGCGTAGCCGTCGTCGCGCAATCCCTGGATCCATCGCAAGCAGTCGAGGCGATCAGCGCTGTCGAGCGTTTCTTGCTCGAGGTGGTCGTCGAACTGCCGAAGCGTCGTCTCGTAGTCGTTGACCGTCGTTTCTGACCGCCCGTACAGCTCCATCTCCTCGATGAACGTCGCGATTGGGTCCGTCGTAGCGTCGGTCGATGCTCGCGTGAGGTCTTTTCCTCCCATCTCGGTCACCGGTTCAGGACGAATCCGCCATCCTGGACGGAGTAATCGATGTCACCGGCGTCGTTCAGTCGCTCGAGTGCGGCCGTCGTGGATTGCTCGACCTCGTCGGTCAGCCCATCGACGATTTCGTCGGTTGGGAGAGAACCAGTCTGGCCCAGGTGGGTGAGGATACGCTGTTCGATCAAATCGTCTAAAGTGGTGTCTTCGCCCCCTGTACCCTGGGGGTCGAGGCCGAAATCCCGCCGTCCAGCGTTGATCATCGCGCGAATGTACGCCGCTCGAGAGCCGAACCCCATCTGTTCGGCCTCCTCGTCGTAAATCTCGAGCTGGTACTCGGGGACGTCGACATTGAGGGATCGCTTGTCCTGCATCGTCTCACTACTCAGGACTCGTGACAGTCACTTAATAGTGATGGTTAAGGACGGCTTATGCGCCTAATCCGTTCAGAAACCCCTAATTTACCGGCAAATTACGTACTGTTTGACCCCTATTGAACGGCTTAGTGAGGTAAGATGATTTATCCATGGGTAATTTTGAGTCGGTCTGCCGATCCGTTCAGCTCAGAAGGTAGTGTTCAGTATCCAACATTCATCACGGTTATCCCTGATTTCTCGAGGAACGATTTCGCGTGGTTCTACCAGCTATTAATCTCGAGTGCAGAAGAGGACCAGATGCCGTGCGATGATACGCACACAGTCATTCACGTACGTATCTCGACAATGACGTGCAAGGTCCAGAATTGGCATTCAGCCCGATACCACACCAGAGCAGTGCTATCGACCAACGGCTTGACCGAATCTGACTTCGAAGAAGGCCTCTCGGCAGAAGACTCCGGAAATACTGAGAAAACCGTTGACGCGGTTTGCGGCGTAACGTACACTTGCAGTGAAGTACCACGGGCGCGGTGGCCCGTGGCTTCGCCATGGTCTCTGGCACGAGGCCAGCGGAACGACCGGTGGCGAATTTAATTCCGCCCGCGCTCGTCTCTGGCGAGACTCGCGTAGAACCAGTAACACCCGAACACACTGGGAGTGCCACCGCAACAGAGGTCGTCTGTTGCTGCCGTGGCGGGTGTGTCCGTGGGCGTCCGCCCCTTCACGAGGGCGCGACACAGGCCCGGCGCACCGCGTCTTACCCCGAAATGGGTGCGCGGGTTTTGCGAGGCCGATAACGTGGGTTCCAATCAACAGTACGGCGTTCCGATACTTAAAAACGGGGACGCAGCCGAGCGGACGCGCTTCACCCCCGCCCACGATGGGGCAGGGAACTCGCGCTGCTTTTCGTTTAGATTTCAGCCACCGAGGCGCGCGAGGGTCCGAGTCAAGCGTACGATTGTGCGAGGGAGACTATGGCATCAGTATCGGAAACCAGGACAAACAAAGAGATCGTTCGTCGATTCGCGAACGAGTTCGTCAACGAGAGCAACTACGACACAGCCAGAGAGTTTCTGGACGCGGATATCGTCGATTCCACTTCACTGGGCGAAACAACGGGCCGTGAGGCGGTCGTGGAAACCACGGAGGAACTACGGAAGGCGTTTCCCGACTTCGTCGTCACTCCGGAAGAGACCGTCGCGGAAAAAGACACGGTCGTTGTCCGGATGACACAGCGGGGAACACACGAGGGAGTGTTCATGGGATACGAGCCGACCGGGAATGCGTTCGAAATCGGGGCAATGGCGTTTCTGCGCCTCGAGGACGGAAAGATAGCGGAGCGTCGAGTCAGGCCCGACGTACTCGGGATGCTCCGACAGTTGGGGGTCACGACACTGCAAACCGCATAACTCGGGCTACTGGGGCCCCATCGTTTTTTCGATTCACTTGGTTGTTGAGCCATGTTCAGGCCAGGGATACAGCAGTATCTGATCGATCCGACGGATCTTTTCATACCTCGACCTCACACGAAATTGCGTTCAGCCCATACCCGTTTTTCAGCTAAATACTCTGTACCTGCAGGTCAGTGGATTGCCGCGACTGGCGACCAGTGATTCTCATCACCACGCCAGCACCCAACAATCACGAACATTAGTTTTCAATTCCTGTATTATATTTACGAATACATAAATACCTCTGGACTGTAACTGGTGTATGAACTCGGCCAAATTCAACGACCCGCTCGATCAGTCCGAACCCCCAGTATATCTACCCGGAACACCGACTGTCTCGTTCTTAGAGTACGTCGAGTTGTTCATCAGAATGCTGCGTCGGTAATACGGTAGCATCGAGCTGCAGGCACGCACACTCTTTCCGCCTGCCTGCCATCCGGGACTCACGTGAACGAGGTGTTCCTCTTTCTGGACGCAAGTGTGCGCCCCTTACGGTCGTTCTGACTGACCTAGTCAGTCGAATCTTGACTTGCTCTGTACTGTGTTCGCGCCCATTTCTGCTACATGACATACGTCGTCGATTAGCTGCTCCCAGGTGAACGTCACTTGCTCGAGAGTCCCCTTTTCTGAAGCCTGGTTTGAAAACTGTACGAACGAGTACCAAAGCCGACGAATTCCACGATCGGTAACGCTCTCGGCCTGAAGAAATGGTCGAGACCGTTCCGTCCGTGTGTACCCACTGTCACGAAAAACCTTCGTACTCGTCGATGACTCGAAGAATCTCTCTATGCGGAATCCCAGTCCTGTGGGGTTTTTGACGTCAATCGCGATTACGTTTCTCGCTTGCTCGCCTATCCACTGCTCGTTCGGCTTTGCAATCGGCTTCCTCGTCGGCCACGTCGTAGTCAGTAGCGACGAACCGTTCGTTGACGACAGCAGCGCATGAATAGTCGAGGCGAACTGATTCACCAGTGCGTGGCTCACTTCAATCGCTTCGTCTGCGCCATCGCTTCCGTCCGTCGGAATCAGAATAGCTGACGACACGAGAGAGTACGCTCGTCCCGAATCATCGAGTAATCACGGATGCTCGCTGAAACCCGCCCATAAACCACTAAATG
It contains:
- a CDS encoding amidohydrolase; protein product: MTVESLLLDGGTVHTLDDDRTTSNAIRFRNGRVDALGAEARDVSGSDADFVDLDGCVVLPGFNDAHTHIPSVGMTLHETDLEAVERRSDALDRLAENAANTDPGDWVLGFGYDESTWPVGDREYLTRAELDAVSDDHPIAAQRVDGHTITLNTAGLERVDFDGVEGDLRRDADDDLTGVVVEDAVIRVQEATYPDREKARTILDLGVRRANELGLTSIQDMVGMTTPPGAGDSIHAAFHEAWRENDLPIRLGYYVHVDHVDELSTLELASGFGDDRLRILGLKVFADGSIGSRTAKLTGEFADDPGNDGQFVIDPDRLESAFATAARANQQIATHAIGDEAIDVVLDAYETVLADYDVPNPRLRIEHVELATDEQIERMADLDIVASMQPNFLQWSESDGLYEARLGERWSRGNNRFRSIQDAGVSLAFGSDKMPFGPLYGIHCAVNAPHPAQRLSVDDAIRAYTRGGAYAEFEEDRKGTLEPGMLADAVILDRDPYEHPQEIADIDVLATIVGGEFVYRADVSDRLTRSDA
- a CDS encoding tyrosine-type recombinase/integrase, with amino-acid sequence MGGKDLTRASTDATTDPIATFIEEMELYGRSETTVNDYETTLRQFDDHLEQETLDSADRLDCLRWIQGLRDDGYAPGSIRTKAVHLNRFYGYMAQVGTFDANPMVVVMEEMSEKGDSSPTRRHVTVEQMGEFVNGVEHPLRRALVTLLVKTGMRAGEACNLDMRDVHLDHAAVRDHRSKPERAAIRDHPDTLFVSSNIGVGSVANGETRVDGNKRHRDTRIPIDEELRDALVRWLAVRPDPISDADPLFVSLSRDYGERLTSDAVRAHVRSVAEGWGWYTEGAGPEENVTPHYFRHFFTTEMRNRLGDAYVVKYVRGDVGDVMDRYTHNWEELVEAPYRNNIFRLRE
- a CDS encoding DUF5805 domain-containing protein; this encodes MQDKRSLNVDVPEYQLEIYDEEAEQMGFGSRAAYIRAMINAGRRDFGLDPQGTGGEDTTLDDLIEQRILTHLGQTGSLPTDEIVDGLTDEVEQSTTAALERLNDAGDIDYSVQDGGFVLNR
- a CDS encoding ester cyclase, which gives rise to MASVSETRTNKEIVRRFANEFVNESNYDTAREFLDADIVDSTSLGETTGREAVVETTEELRKAFPDFVVTPEETVAEKDTVVVRMTQRGTHEGVFMGYEPTGNAFEIGAMAFLRLEDGKIAERRVRPDVLGMLRQLGVTTLQTA